The following are encoded in a window of Leptodactylus fuscus isolate aLepFus1 chromosome 9, aLepFus1.hap2, whole genome shotgun sequence genomic DNA:
- the GPR52 gene encoding G-protein coupled receptor 52 codes for MNQSQLLDWRTLNTSGFFLNSSEHHPCPLGFGHYNSVDICILETTVIVLLTFLIITGNLTVIFVFHCAPLLHHYTTSYFIQTMAYADLLVGVSCLVPTLSLLHYSTGVHESLTCQVFGYIISVLKSVSMACLAFISVDRYLAITKPLSYNQLVTPCRLRLCIILIWIYSCLIFLPSFFGWGKPGYHGDIFEWCAISWHTSAYFTGFIVCLLYAPAALVICFTYFHIFRICRQHTKEISDRRARFPSHETESTGEGGPGHSPDRRYAMVLFRITSVFYMLWLPYIIYFLLESWRALENPALSFLTTWLAISNSFCNCVIYSLSNSVFRLGLRRLSETICSPCMCSKDKNEREPKPRKRANSCSI; via the coding sequence ATGAACCAGTCACAATTGCTTGACTGGAGGACATTGAACACAAGTGGATTCTTCCTGAACTCATCGGAACATCACCCTTGTCCACTGGGTTTTGGACACTACAATTCAGTGGACATATGCATACTGGAAACTACCGTCATTGTGCTGCTAACTTTCTTGATAATCACCGGGAACCTGACCGTCATCTTTGTTTTTCATTGTGCCCCATTGCTGCACCATTACACGACCAGTTACTTCATCCAGACTATGGCATATGCAGACTTGCTTGTAGGGGTCAGTTGCTTGGTTCCCACATTATCCCTTCTTCACTACTCCACTGGGGTCCATGAATCCTTGACATGTCAAGTGTTTGGCTATATCATTTCTGTGCTAAAAAGCGTCTCCATGGCTTGCTTAGCGTTCATCAGTGTGGATCGATATCTGGCCATCACCAAACCCCTTTCCTACAACCAGCTGGTAACGCCATGTAGACTGCGCCTCTGTATCATCCTTATCTGGATTTATTCATGTTTGATCTTCTTGCCATCTTTTTTTGGCTGGGGTAAGCCTGGCTACCATGGGGACATTTTTGAGTGGTGTGCCATTTCctggcataccagtgcctatTTCACTGGCTTCATTGTGTGCCTGCTCTATGCGCCCGCAGCACTGGTTATATGTTTTACATACTTTCACATCTTCCGCATTTGTCGGCAGCACACCAAAGAAATTAGCGACCGCCGAGCTCGCTTTCCCAGTCACGAAACCGAGTCAACTGGAGAAGGTGGGCCCGGTCACAGCCCTGACCGACGCTACGCGATGGTCTTGTTCCGGATAACCAGCGTTTTCTATATGCTATGGCTCCCATACATCATATACTTTTTATTGGAGAGTTGGAGGGCGCTAGAGAACCCCGCCTTGTCTTTTCTAACCACCTGGTTGGCCATAAGCAATAGTTTCTGTAACTGTGTCATCTACAGCTTGTCCAACAGTGTTTTCCGCCTCGGCCTTCGGAGGCTTTCAGAAACGATATGTTCGCCATGTATGTGTTCTAAGGACAAGAACGAACGGGAACCTAAACCCCGGAAACGTGCTAACTCCTGCTCTATCTAA